Proteins encoded together in one Lathyrus oleraceus cultivar Zhongwan6 chromosome 5, CAAS_Psat_ZW6_1.0, whole genome shotgun sequence window:
- the LOC127082870 gene encoding sulfate transporter 2.1 — translation MTSSTVDTCKFNDLQVDIEKNMPQDVRSQWILNAPEPPSPWHVAADSVRKTVSNFRDKVSSLNHRSCGTVLLSALQVVFPILVWGRSYTAAKFRKDFLAGLTIASLCIPQSIGYATLANLAPQYGLYTSVVPPLIYAVMGTSREIAIGPVAVVSLLLSSMVQKLVDPFTDPVGYTKLIFLATLFAGIFQTSFGLFRLGFLVDFLSHAAIVGFVAGAAIVIGLQQLKGLFGITHFTTKTDIISVLKAVWEAFHNPWNPHNFILGGSFLVFILTTRFLGKRKKNLFWLASIAPLVSIIISTLAVYLTRADKNGVKIVKHVKAGLNPISINQLDFNSPHVVDVAKIGLVVAVVALTESVAVGRSFASIKGYQLDGNKEMMSIGFTNIIGSLTSCYVATGSFSRTAVNYAAGCESLISNIVMAITVMISLQFLTNLLYYTPIAIIASVILSALPGLIDITEAYKIWKVDKLDFLACIGAFFGVLFASVEIGLLVAVVISFTKILLISIRPSTETLGKLPGTDLFCDVDQYPMAIQIPGVIIIRMKSALLCFANANFVKERIMKWVTHEESEDNKGNSKSAIQLVILETSNLVNIDTSGIASLEELYKSLSSQGKQLAIVNPRWQVIHKLKVSKFVDKIGGRVYLTVEEAIVAGCKSNQF, via the exons ATGACATCTTCAACAGTCGATACCTGCAAATTCAACGATTTGCAGGTTGACATTGAGAAGAACATGCCACAGGATGTGAGGTCTCAGTGGATTCTTAATGCTCCTGAGCCTCCAAGTCCTTGGCATGTGGCTGCAGATTCTGTGAGGAAAACTGTTTCTAACTTTAGAGACAAAGTTTCCTCTCTAAATCATCGATCTTGCGGTACAGTCCTACTTTCGGCTTTGCAGGTTGTTTTTCCTATTCTTGTTTGGGGCAGAAGCTACACTGCTGCTAAATTTCGGAAAGATTTTCTTGCTGGACTCACCATTGCTAGTCTATGTATTCCTCAG AGCATAGGGTATGCAACATTAGCAAACCTTGCTCCTCAATATGGACTAT ATACGAGCGTTGTACCGCCGCTGATCTATGCTGTAATGGGAACTTCGCGCGAGATCGCAATTGGTCCTGTCGCAGTGGTTTCCTTGTTGTTATCATCAATGGTACAGAAACTTGTAGACCCTTTTACTGATCCAGTTGGTTACACAAAGCTTATTTTTCTTGCAACTCTCTTTGCTGGAATCTTTCAAACTTCATTTGGACTATTCAG GTTGGGGTTCCTTGTGGATTTTCTGTCACATGCTGCCATTGTTGGATTTGTAGCAGGAGCTGCAATTGTGATTGGGCTTCAACAGTTGAAGGGACTGTTTGGAATCACTCATTTTACAACCAAAACAGACATAATCTCTGTCTTGAAAGCTGTTTGGGAAGCATTTCATAATCCT TGGAACCCTCATAATTTTATCCTTGGAGGATCTTTCTTGGTGTTCATCCTAACAACTAGATTTCTG GGTAAAAGGAAGAAGAATCTGTTCTGGTTGGCATCAATTGCACCACTTGTATCTATTATAATCTCAACTCTAGCTGTTTATCTAACTCGAGCGGATAAAAATGGCGTAAAAATTGTGAAACATGTCAAAGCAGGACTCAATCCAATCTCCATCAATCAGTTAGACTTTAACAGTCCACATGTTGTCGATGTTGCCAAGATCGGACTGGTTGTCGCTGTCGTTGCTCTTACG GAATCTGTTGCTGTTGGACGATCTTTTGCGTCGATCAAAGGATACCAGCTCGACGGAAACAAAGAGATGATGTCAATAGGCTTCACAAACATCATAGGATCTCTCACCTCATGTTATGTTGCAACTG GTTCATTCTCTCGAACCGCGGTTAATTATGCTGCAGGATGTGAAAGTTTAATATCAAACATTGTGATGGCAATTACAGTGATGATATCACTACAGTTTTTGACAAACCTATTGTATTATACACCAATTGCTATCATTGCATCAGTTATCCTCTCTGCTCTACCAGGACTCATAGACATAACTGAAGCATACAAAATTTGGAAAGTTGATAAACTCGACTTTCTTGCTTGCATTGGTGCCTTCTTCGGTGTACTCTTTGCTTCCGTCGAGATTGGTCTTCTAGTCGCG GTGGTAATATCTTTTACAAAGATACTTCTGATTTCGATTCGACCAAGCACAGAAACATTAGGAAAACTTCCAGGAACTGATTTGTTCTGTGATGTCGATCAGTATCCTATGGCGATTCAGATTCCAGGTGTTATCATAATTCGTATGAAATCCGCGTTGCTTTGCTTCGCGAATGCCAATTTCGTTAAAGAAAG AATCATGAAATGGGTGACTCATGAAGAATCAGAAGACAACAAGGGAAATTCAAAGAGTGCAATTCAACTAGTAATTCTTGAAACCTCGA ATTTGGTGAACATTGACACTTCTGGAATTGCTTCTCTGGAGGAACTGTACAAGAGCTTGTCTTCACAAGGGAAACAG TTGGCGATCGTGAATCCGAGATGGCAAGTTATACACAAGCTGAAGGTGTCGAAATTTGTGGACAAAATAGGTGGGAGAGTTTATCTGACTGTTGAAGAAGCTATTGTTGCAGGCTGCAAGAGTAATCAGTTCTGA
- the LOC127079728 gene encoding uncharacterized protein LOC127079728, protein MEKELKAIERNKTYEITEPPKEKKAINVIWVFNVKLNPDGSIRKHKTRLVARGFLLKFGLDYFEVFALVARHEIIILVIIIAANRNYSLIHLDVKSSFLNGSCSDEIMKFKKVMKNEFEMTYLGNMRFKLTNYKTAITPAAMNHKLDSDAEGDDVNATTFKQLVGSLRYLCNTRPGICYAVRMDLKIKVSKSVKLIIDNKSAISLVKNPVLHGRSKHIDTGFYFLK, encoded by the exons ATGGAAAAAGAACTTaaggctatagaaagaaacaagacttaTGAGATAACTGAGCCTCCAAAGGAGAAGAAAGCCATCAACGTCATATGGGTTTTCAACGTGAAGTTAAATCCAGATGGATCAATTCGAAAACATAAAACAAGGTTAGTAGCAAGAGGATTTCTACTGAAATTTGGGCtagattactttgaagtgtttgcgCTTGTAGCTAGACATGAAATAATCATATTGGTGATTATTATAGCTGCTAATAGAAATTATTCTTTGATACATCTGGATGTGAAATCTTCTTTTCTAAATG GAAGTTGTTCAGATGAGATAATGAAGTTCAAGAAGGTGATGAAaaatgagtttgagatgacttATCTGGGAAATATG AGATTTAAGCTGACAAATTACAAGACTGCAATCACACCTGCTGCAATGAATCACAAGTTGGATTCTGATGCTGAGGGTGATGATGTAAATGCTACAACTTTTAAACAGTTGGTTGGCTCATTGAGATATCTCTGTAACACCAGACCTGGCATCTGCTATGCAGTTAGAATG GATCTAAAGATCAAAGTGTCCAAGTCTGTGAAGTTGATTATTGACAACAAATCTGCCATAAGTCTTGTCAAGAATCCAGTGTTGCATGgaagaagcaagcatattgaCACGGGGTTTTATTTTCTGAAGTAA